The Pan paniscus chromosome 12, NHGRI_mPanPan1-v2.0_pri, whole genome shotgun sequence genome window below encodes:
- the PPP1CB gene encoding serine/threonine-protein phosphatase PP1-beta catalytic subunit codes for MADGELNVDSLITRLLEVRGCRPGKIVQMTEAEVRGLCIKSREIFLSQPILLELEAPLKICGDIHGQYTDLLRLFEYGGFPPEANYLFLGDYVDRGKQSLETICLLLAYKIKYPENFFLLRGNHECASINRIYGFYDECKRRFNIKLWKTFTDCFNCLPIAAIVDEKIFCCHGGLSPDLQSMEQIRRIMRPTDVPDTGLLCDLLWSDPDKDVQGWGENDRGVSFTFGADVVSKFLNRHDLDLICRAHQVVEDGYEFFAKRQLVTLFSAPNYCGEFDNAGGMMSVDETLMCSFQILKPSEKKAKYQYGGLNSGRPVTPPRTANPPKKR; via the exons TACGAGGATGTCGTCCAGGAAAGATTGTGCAGATGACTGAAGCAGAAGTTCGAGGCTTATGTATCAAGTCTCGGGAGATCTTTCTCAGCCAGCCTATTCTTTTGGAATTGGAAGCACCGCTGAAAATTTGTG gaGATATTCATGGACAGTATACAGATTTACTGAGATTATTTGAATATGGAGGTTTCCCACCAGAAGCCAACTATCTTTTCTTAGGAGATTATGTGGACAGAGGAAAGCAGTCTTTGGAAACCATTTGTTTGCTATTGGCTTATAAAATCAAATATCCAGAGAACTTCTTTCTCTTAAGAGGAAACCATGAGTGTGCTAGCATCAATCGCATTTATGGATTCTATGATGAAT GCAAACGAAGATTTAATATTAAATTGTGGAAGACCTTCACTGATTGTTTTAACTGTCTGCCTATAGCAGCCATTGTGGATGAGAAGATCTTCTGTTGTCATGGAG GATTGTCACCAGACCTGCAATCTATGGAGCAGATTCGGAGAATTATGAGACCTACTGATGTCCCTGATACAG GTTTGCTCTGTGATTTGCTATGGTCTGATCCAGATAAGGATGTGCAAGGCTGGGGAGAAAATGATCGTGGTGTTTCCTTTACTTTTGGAGCTGATGTAGTCAGTAAATTTCTGAATCGTCATGATTTAGATTTGATTTGTCGAGCTCATCAG GTGGTGGAAGATGGATATGAATTTTTTGCTAAACGACAGTTGGTAACCTTATTTTCAGCCCCAAATTACTGTGGCGAGTTTGATAATGCTGGTGGAATGATGAGTGTGGATGAAACTTTGATGTGTTCATTTCAG ATATTGAAACCATCTGAAAAGAAAGCTAAGTACCAGTATGGTGGACTGAATTCTGGACGTCCTGTCACTCCACCTCGAACAGCTAATCCGCCGAAGAAAAGGTGA